From the Pseudomonas baltica genome, one window contains:
- the lptB gene encoding LPS export ABC transporter ATP-binding protein translates to MATLKAQHLAKAYKGRQVVRDVSLSIDSGQIVGLLGPNGAGKTTCFYMIVGLVQADQGRVLIDDLDVSHQPMHGRAKSGIGYLPQEASIFRKLSVADNIMAILETRKELDGDARRKELESLLQEFHITHIRDNLGMSLSGGERRRVEIARALATAPKFILLDEPFAGVDPISVGDIKQIIHHLKAKGIGVLITDHNVRETLDICETAYIVSDGQLIAEGNAAAIMANELVKEVYLGHEFRL, encoded by the coding sequence ATGGCGACCCTCAAAGCACAACACCTGGCCAAGGCCTACAAGGGCCGGCAAGTCGTGCGCGATGTCAGCCTGTCGATCGACAGCGGACAGATCGTAGGCCTGCTGGGCCCCAACGGCGCGGGCAAGACCACGTGCTTCTACATGATCGTCGGCCTGGTTCAGGCCGACCAAGGGCGCGTGCTGATCGACGACCTCGACGTCAGCCACCAGCCCATGCACGGTCGCGCCAAGTCCGGTATCGGCTATCTGCCGCAGGAAGCTTCGATCTTTCGCAAGCTCTCGGTCGCCGACAACATCATGGCCATCCTCGAGACCCGCAAGGAGCTCGACGGCGATGCCCGGCGCAAGGAACTCGAAAGCCTCTTGCAGGAATTCCACATTACCCACATCCGTGACAACCTCGGCATGAGTCTGTCCGGCGGCGAACGCCGCCGCGTGGAGATTGCCCGGGCCCTGGCCACGGCGCCCAAGTTCATCCTGCTGGACGAACCCTTCGCGGGCGTGGACCCTATCTCGGTCGGCGACATCAAGCAGATCATCCACCACCTCAAGGCCAAGGGCATCGGCGTTCTGATCACCGACCACAACGTACGTGAGACGCTGGACATCTGCGAAACCGCATACATCGTCAGCGATGGGCAACTGATTGCCGAAGGCAACGCAGCCGCTATCATGGCCAATGAGCTGGTCAAGGAAGTGTACCTCGGGCACGAGTTCCGCCTGTAG
- a CDS encoding HAD family hydrolase codes for MTMNLLERGKPVKLAVFDVDGILTDGRLYFLEDGSEMKAFNTLDGQGFKMLIASGVTIAIITGRKSPMVERRAKALGVAHLVQGREDKRVVLEQLMAELGLSYEQVAYLGDDLPDLPAIRRVGLGMTVPNAAPFVRQHAHGVTQARGGEGAAREFCELILQAQGNLDAAYADYL; via the coding sequence ATGACCATGAATTTGCTAGAACGCGGCAAGCCCGTCAAACTGGCGGTTTTCGATGTCGATGGCATCCTCACCGATGGCCGCCTGTACTTTCTTGAAGACGGCAGCGAGATGAAGGCCTTCAACACTCTCGACGGCCAAGGGTTCAAGATGCTGATCGCCTCGGGCGTGACCATCGCGATCATTACCGGGCGCAAATCGCCCATGGTCGAGCGCCGCGCCAAGGCGCTGGGCGTAGCGCATCTAGTACAAGGGCGCGAAGACAAGCGCGTGGTTCTCGAACAATTGATGGCCGAACTGGGTCTGAGTTACGAACAAGTCGCCTATCTGGGCGACGACCTGCCCGACCTGCCGGCCATTCGCCGCGTTGGGTTGGGCATGACCGTACCCAACGCTGCACCTTTCGTGCGCCAGCATGCCCATGGGGTCACCCAGGCGCGCGGCGGTGAAGGCGCTGCCCGCGAGTTCTGCGAGTTGATCCTGCAAGCGCAGGGCAACCTCGATGCGGCTTACGCCGACTACCTGTAG
- the lptC gene encoding LPS export ABC transporter periplasmic protein LptC, which translates to MPSKKFRNILLMCALAAVLVAVGYWNISPERLLDPQAAAQADPTQIDYYATNAHTVQFNLEGKRQYEMTGAKVEHMKVSQITYVTTPDVYMYRGTEFPWHIQSVRAEVNPDGTQVELIENVRVARTDEKKRTTIITGPRMTVFPQKQYAQTEQNVRIEAAGSVTTATGMKAYLNDSRMNLLSNVRGQYEAR; encoded by the coding sequence ATGCCGAGCAAAAAGTTTCGCAACATTCTATTAATGTGTGCCTTGGCGGCCGTGCTGGTCGCCGTGGGTTACTGGAATATCAGCCCCGAACGGCTGCTGGACCCGCAGGCCGCCGCACAGGCCGATCCGACCCAGATCGACTATTACGCGACCAACGCCCACACCGTGCAGTTCAACCTCGAAGGCAAGCGCCAGTATGAAATGACCGGGGCCAAGGTCGAGCATATGAAGGTCAGCCAGATCACCTACGTGACCACGCCCGACGTCTACATGTACCGTGGCACCGAGTTCCCCTGGCACATCCAGAGCGTACGCGCCGAGGTCAATCCGGACGGCACTCAGGTCGAGCTGATCGAGAACGTCAGGGTTGCCCGTACCGACGAAAAGAAACGCACCACTATCATCACCGGTCCGCGCATGACTGTCTTCCCGCAGAAGCAATATGCGCAAACCGAGCAAAACGTTAGAATCGAAGCTGCCGGCAGTGTCACCACGGCGACAGGGATGAAGGCGTACTTGAACGACAGCAGGATGAACCTGCTATCCAACGTAAGAGGACAGTATGAGGCTCGTTAA
- a CDS encoding STAS domain-containing protein: MTASVSLQGAGVLALAGVLDYRSGPALREQGRKLIASSSVDPLIVDCAAVEKANSVGVSLLLGFTRDARAAGKALVIRGLPSDMAQIAEVSGISALLVRD; the protein is encoded by the coding sequence ATGACCGCCAGTGTCAGCCTGCAAGGCGCCGGCGTGCTGGCGCTCGCCGGTGTGCTCGACTATCGCTCAGGGCCGGCCTTGCGTGAACAGGGCCGCAAGCTGATCGCCAGCAGCAGCGTGGATCCGTTGATCGTCGACTGCGCAGCGGTCGAGAAGGCCAACAGCGTCGGCGTGTCGCTGCTGTTGGGCTTCACCCGTGACGCCAGGGCGGCCGGCAAGGCCTTGGTCATCCGTGGCTTACCCAGCGACATGGCACAGATTGCCGAAGTATCCGGGATCAGCGCACTGCTGGTCCGTGACTGA
- a CDS encoding BolA family protein, with product MQAVEVKSFLEGKLPQVQVEVEGEGCNFQLNVISDEIAALRPVARQQQIYAHLNPWIADGSIHAVTMKFFSRAAWAERT from the coding sequence ATGCAGGCCGTAGAAGTTAAGAGCTTCCTTGAAGGAAAGCTGCCGCAAGTCCAGGTGGAAGTCGAAGGCGAAGGCTGCAACTTCCAGTTGAATGTGATCAGTGACGAAATCGCCGCCCTCAGACCGGTCGCCCGTCAGCAGCAGATCTATGCTCATTTGAACCCTTGGATTGCCGACGGCAGTATCCACGCGGTAACGATGAAATTCTTCAGCCGCGCAGCCTGGGCTGAGCGCACCTGA
- a CDS encoding phospholipid-binding protein MlaC, translating into MISTLRRGLLVLLAALPMFANAAPSVSAHDLVQNTTHDLLGDLATNRAQYKSNPQAFYDALNRIVGPVVDAEGISKSVMTVKYSRKATPEQMARFQENFKRGLFQFYGNALLDYNDQGITVAPAKDESGDRTSVDMTVKGTNGAVYPVSYTLEKINGEWKVRNVVLNGINVGKLFRDQFADAMQQNGNDLDKTIDGWAGEVAKAKQTTDSAAPAPAQ; encoded by the coding sequence ATGATTTCGACTTTGCGACGTGGCCTGCTGGTCCTGCTGGCGGCCCTGCCAATGTTTGCCAACGCGGCTCCTAGCGTTTCGGCCCATGATCTGGTGCAGAACACCACGCACGACTTGCTGGGCGATCTGGCCACCAATCGTGCGCAATACAAGTCCAACCCCCAGGCGTTCTACGATGCGCTCAACCGCATCGTCGGGCCGGTCGTGGATGCCGAAGGAATCTCCAAGAGCGTGATGACGGTCAAGTACTCGCGCAAAGCGACGCCTGAGCAGATGGCGCGCTTCCAGGAGAACTTCAAGCGCGGCCTGTTCCAGTTCTATGGCAATGCGCTGCTCGATTACAACGATCAAGGCATCACCGTTGCGCCAGCCAAAGACGAAAGCGGCGACCGCACCAGTGTCGACATGACCGTCAAGGGCACCAACGGTGCGGTCTATCCCGTGTCCTACACCCTCGAGAAAATCAACGGCGAGTGGAAAGTGCGCAACGTGGTGCTCAATGGTATCAACGTCGGCAAGCTGTTCCGTGATCAGTTCGCCGATGCCATGCAGCAGAACGGCAATGACCTGGACAAGACCATCGATGGTTGGGCTGGCGAAGTTGCCAAGGCCAAGCAAACCACCGACAGCGCTGCTCCGGCGCCTGCCCAATGA
- the hisG gene encoding ATP phosphoribosyltransferase produces the protein MLTIALSKGRILDDTLPLLAAAGIVPTENPDKSRKLIIPTTQDDVRLLIVRATDVPTYVEHGAADLGVAGKDVLMEYGGQGLYEPLDLQIAKCKLMTAGAIGVPEPKGRLRVATKFVNVAKRYYAEQGRQVDIIKLYGSMELAPLVGLADKIIDVVDTGNTLRANGLEPQEMIADISSRLVVNKASMKMQHARIQALIDTLRTAVESRHRG, from the coding sequence ATGTTGACCATCGCGCTGTCCAAGGGCCGCATCCTCGACGACACTCTGCCGCTGCTGGCTGCAGCGGGCATCGTGCCCACCGAGAATCCGGACAAAAGCCGCAAACTGATCATTCCGACCACGCAGGATGATGTACGCCTGCTGATCGTGCGTGCCACGGACGTTCCGACCTATGTCGAGCACGGCGCCGCCGACCTCGGTGTGGCGGGCAAGGATGTGCTCATGGAGTACGGCGGCCAGGGCCTGTACGAGCCGCTGGATCTGCAGATCGCCAAATGCAAGCTGATGACCGCCGGTGCCATCGGGGTTCCCGAGCCCAAGGGCCGTCTGCGCGTCGCTACCAAATTCGTCAATGTCGCCAAGCGTTACTACGCCGAGCAGGGCCGTCAGGTCGATATCATCAAGCTGTATGGCTCGATGGAACTGGCACCCCTGGTAGGTCTGGCCGACAAGATCATCGACGTCGTCGATACTGGCAACACCCTGCGTGCCAATGGCCTGGAACCCCAGGAAATGATCGCTGACATCAGCTCCCGGCTGGTCGTCAACAAGGCATCGATGAAGATGCAGCATGCCCGCATCCAGGCCTTGATCGATACCCTGCGCACTGCGGTCGAGTCGCGACACCGCGGCTGA
- the mlaD gene encoding outer membrane lipid asymmetry maintenance protein MlaD codes for MQNRTLEVGVGLFLLAGILALLLLALRVSGLAATPSADTYKLYAYFDNIAGLTVRAKVSMAGVTIGKVTAIDLDRDNFTGRVTMQIDKKVDNLPIDSTASILTAGLLGEKYVGISVGGDDKLLANGGTIHDTQSSLVLEDLIGKFLLNSVGKDAKDAK; via the coding sequence ATGCAAAACCGCACCCTTGAAGTCGGTGTCGGCCTGTTTTTACTGGCCGGGATCCTGGCTCTGCTCTTGTTGGCGTTGCGCGTCAGCGGTCTTGCAGCCACTCCGTCCGCCGACACCTATAAACTTTATGCTTATTTCGACAATATCGCCGGTTTGACGGTCAGAGCCAAGGTGAGCATGGCCGGTGTCACCATCGGCAAGGTCACGGCGATCGATCTGGATCGCGATAACTTCACTGGCCGAGTGACCATGCAAATTGACAAGAAGGTCGACAACCTGCCGATCGACTCCACCGCATCGATCCTGACGGCTGGCCTGCTGGGCGAGAAATACGTCGGTATCAGTGTGGGGGGCGACGACAAGCTGCTCGCCAACGGCGGCACGATCCACGATACCCAGTCCTCGTTGGTGCTGGAGGACCTGATCGGCAAATTCTTGCTCAATAGCGTGGGCAAAGACGCCAAAGACGCCAAATGA
- the hisD gene encoding histidinol dehydrogenase codes for MTAPTAIRRLNALDPDFARHLDHLLSWESVSDESVNQRVLDIIKAVRERGDEAVVEFTKRFDGLDVASMADLILPRERLELALTRITAPQREALETAAARVRSYHEKQKQDSWSYTEADGTVLGQKVTPLDRAGLYVPGGKASYPSSVLMNAIPAKVAGVGEVVMVVPTPRGEINELVLAAACIAGVDRVFTIGGAQAVAALAYGTESVPKVDKVVGPGNIYVATAKRHVFGQVGIDMIAGPSEILVVCDGGTDPDWIAMDLFSQAEHDEDAQAILVSPDAEFLDKVAASIDKLLPTMERAEIIKTSINGRGALIQVRDMQQAIEVANRIAPEHLELSVADPEAWLPQIRHAGAIFMGRHTSEALGDYCAGPNHVLPTSGTARFSSPLGVYDFQKRSSIIFCSEAGASELGKTASVLARGESLSAHARSAEYRILEGKQA; via the coding sequence CTGACCGCTCCCACTGCAATCCGTCGACTCAACGCGCTTGACCCGGACTTCGCACGCCATCTGGATCATCTGTTGAGCTGGGAAAGCGTGTCCGACGAGTCGGTCAACCAGCGTGTGCTGGACATCATCAAGGCCGTGCGCGAACGCGGCGACGAAGCCGTCGTGGAGTTCACCAAGCGTTTCGATGGCCTGGATGTGGCCTCGATGGCCGACCTGATCCTGCCGCGCGAGCGTCTGGAGTTGGCGCTGACGCGGATCACCGCGCCTCAGCGCGAAGCCTTGGAAACAGCCGCCGCCCGTGTGCGCAGCTACCACGAAAAGCAGAAGCAGGACTCCTGGAGCTACACCGAGGCCGACGGCACGGTGCTGGGCCAGAAGGTCACGCCACTGGATCGTGCCGGCCTGTATGTGCCGGGTGGCAAGGCCTCGTATCCGTCCTCGGTGCTGATGAACGCCATTCCGGCCAAGGTCGCAGGTGTCGGCGAAGTGGTCATGGTGGTGCCAACGCCCCGTGGTGAAATCAACGAGCTGGTGCTGGCTGCGGCCTGCATCGCCGGCGTCGACCGGGTATTTACCATCGGTGGCGCACAAGCGGTCGCCGCGCTGGCCTACGGCACCGAAAGCGTGCCCAAGGTCGATAAGGTGGTCGGGCCGGGCAACATCTATGTGGCGACTGCCAAGCGCCACGTGTTCGGGCAAGTGGGCATCGACATGATCGCCGGTCCGTCCGAGATCCTCGTGGTCTGCGACGGCGGCACCGATCCGGACTGGATCGCCATGGACCTGTTCTCCCAGGCCGAGCACGACGAAGACGCTCAGGCGATTCTGGTCAGCCCGGACGCCGAGTTCCTCGACAAGGTCGCGGCCAGCATCGACAAGCTGCTGCCGACCATGGAGCGCGCTGAAATCATCAAGACTTCGATCAACGGCCGCGGTGCGCTGATTCAGGTGCGCGACATGCAGCAGGCCATCGAAGTGGCCAACCGCATCGCGCCGGAGCACCTTGAACTGTCGGTGGCCGACCCTGAGGCCTGGCTGCCGCAGATCCGTCACGCCGGTGCGATCTTCATGGGCCGTCACACCTCCGAGGCACTGGGCGACTACTGCGCAGGCCCCAACCACGTGCTGCCGACCTCCGGCACCGCGCGGTTTTCGTCGCCACTGGGGGTGTATGACTTCCAGAAGCGTTCGTCGATCATCTTCTGTTCCGAAGCCGGAGCTTCCGAGCTGGGCAAGACCGCCTCGGTGCTGGCTCGCGGCGAGTCCTTGAGCGCCCACGCCCGCAGCGCCGAATACCGCATTCTGGAAGGTAAACAAGCATGA
- a CDS encoding ABC transporter ATP-binding protein translates to MSADNAYAVELKGVSFKRGSRSIFNNVDIRIPKGKVTGIMGPSGCGKTTLLRLMGAQLRPSAGEVWVNGQNLPKLSRSDLFDARKHMGVLFQSGALFTDLDVFENVAFPLRVHTELPEEMIRDIVLMKLQAVGLRGAVELMPDELSGGMKRRVALARAIAMDPQILMYDEPFVGQDPIAMGVLVRLIRLLNDALGITSVVVSHDLAETASIADYIYVVGDGQVLGQGTPAELMGSDNPRIRQFMKGDPDGPVPFHFPAPALDADFLGKR, encoded by the coding sequence TTGAGTGCCGATAACGCCTACGCGGTCGAATTGAAGGGCGTGTCCTTCAAGCGAGGATCGCGCAGCATTTTCAACAACGTCGATATTCGTATTCCCAAGGGCAAGGTAACCGGCATCATGGGGCCGTCCGGTTGCGGCAAGACTACCCTTCTCCGGTTGATGGGAGCGCAGCTGCGGCCTTCCGCCGGCGAGGTCTGGGTCAATGGCCAGAACCTGCCCAAACTCTCGCGCAGCGACCTGTTCGATGCCCGCAAGCACATGGGGGTACTGTTTCAGAGTGGCGCGTTGTTTACTGATCTGGATGTCTTCGAAAACGTCGCCTTTCCGCTGCGTGTGCACACCGAGCTGCCCGAAGAGATGATCCGCGACATCGTCCTGATGAAACTGCAGGCGGTGGGCTTGCGCGGTGCTGTCGAATTAATGCCTGACGAGCTGTCCGGCGGGATGAAGCGCCGTGTGGCGCTGGCCCGGGCGATCGCCATGGATCCGCAGATCCTCATGTACGACGAACCTTTCGTAGGGCAGGACCCGATCGCCATGGGCGTCCTGGTGCGTCTCATCCGTTTGCTCAACGATGCCCTGGGCATTACCAGCGTGGTGGTCTCCCATGACCTGGCCGAGACCGCCAGCATCGCCGACTACATCTATGTGGTCGGTGACGGTCAGGTGCTGGGGCAGGGGACGCCGGCAGAGCTCATGGGCTCCGATAACCCGCGCATTCGCCAATTCATGAAAGGGGACCCCGACGGTCCCGTGCCCTTCCACTTTCCGGCGCCGGCTCTCGACGCTGATTTCCTGGGGAAGCGCTGA
- the murA gene encoding UDP-N-acetylglucosamine 1-carboxyvinyltransferase: protein MDKLIITGGIPLDGEIRISGAKNSALPILAATLLADAPVTVANLPHLHDITTMIELFGRMGIEPIIDEKMAVEIDPRTIKTLIAPYELVKTMRASILVLGPMVARFGEAEVALPGGCAIGSRPVDLHIRGLEAMGAVIEVEAGYIKAKAPEGGLRGANFFFDTVSVTGTENIMMAASLANGRTVLQNAAREPEVVDLANFINAMGGNVQGAGTDTITIEGVKRLGSAHYKVMPDRIETGTYLVAAAATGGRVKLKDTDPTILEAVLDKLREAGAEITTGNDWIELNMHGKRPKAVNLRTAPYPAFPTDMQAQFVSLNAIAEGTGAVIETVFENRFMHVYEMVRMGAHILVEGNTAVVTGTLKLKGAPVMATDLRASASLVIAALVAEGDTLIDRIYHIDRGYECIEEKLQMLGAKIRRVPG from the coding sequence ATGGACAAACTGATTATTACTGGCGGCATCCCTCTCGATGGGGAAATCCGCATTTCCGGGGCGAAGAACTCCGCCCTGCCGATTCTGGCCGCTACCTTGCTGGCCGATGCGCCGGTCACGGTCGCCAACCTGCCGCACCTGCACGACATCACCACGATGATCGAGTTGTTCGGCCGCATGGGCATCGAGCCGATCATCGACGAAAAGATGGCCGTGGAAATCGACCCGCGCACCATCAAGACCCTGATCGCACCCTACGAGCTGGTGAAAACCATGCGCGCGTCGATCCTGGTGCTGGGCCCTATGGTTGCCCGCTTTGGCGAGGCCGAAGTGGCTCTGCCGGGTGGTTGCGCCATCGGTTCGCGTCCAGTCGACTTGCATATCCGCGGCCTTGAAGCCATGGGCGCAGTGATCGAAGTCGAAGCCGGCTACATCAAGGCCAAGGCGCCGGAAGGCGGTTTGCGCGGTGCCAACTTCTTCTTCGATACCGTCAGCGTGACCGGTACCGAGAACATCATGATGGCCGCATCGCTGGCCAATGGCCGGACCGTGCTGCAGAACGCGGCGCGCGAGCCGGAAGTGGTCGACCTTGCCAACTTCATCAATGCCATGGGCGGTAACGTCCAGGGCGCCGGTACCGACACCATCACGATCGAAGGCGTCAAGCGCCTGGGCTCGGCTCACTACAAAGTGATGCCGGACCGTATCGAGACCGGCACCTACCTGGTGGCCGCTGCCGCCACCGGTGGTCGCGTCAAGCTCAAGGATACCGATCCGACCATCCTCGAGGCCGTACTCGACAAGCTGCGCGAAGCCGGTGCCGAAATCACCACCGGCAATGACTGGATCGAGCTGAACATGCATGGCAAGCGGCCCAAGGCCGTCAACCTGCGTACCGCTCCGTACCCAGCGTTCCCGACCGACATGCAGGCTCAGTTCGTTTCGCTCAACGCCATCGCCGAAGGCACGGGTGCGGTCATCGAGACCGTGTTCGAGAACCGTTTCATGCACGTCTATGAAATGGTCCGCATGGGCGCACACATCCTGGTCGAAGGTAACACCGCAGTCGTGACCGGCACGCTGAAGCTCAAGGGCGCGCCAGTGATGGCCACCGACCTGCGCGCTTCCGCCAGCCTGGTCATCGCCGCGCTGGTCGCCGAGGGCGATACCCTGATCGATCGCATCTACCACATCGACCGTGGTTACGAGTGCATCGAGGAAAAACTGCAGATGCTCGGCGCCAAGATTCGCCGCGTACCGGGCTAG
- the lptA gene encoding lipopolysaccharide transport periplasmic protein LptA, translated as MRLVKTLPFLLSLSAALGSASAWALPTDRDQPIHIQSDDAQIDDKQGVATYKGNVIITQGTLKITGNTVTITRAANGDVDVFTAVGNLAYYEQKPQVDKPIVQAWGVTIQYFAPQNRIVLIDKAKVINDGNTSEGEKIVYDTVKQVVNAGRGNGSKITAPRPRIDMVIQPKNKPADQKAN; from the coding sequence ATGAGGCTCGTTAAAACCCTCCCTTTTTTGCTCAGCCTGAGCGCAGCACTGGGAAGCGCGAGCGCCTGGGCTCTGCCGACAGACCGCGATCAGCCTATTCATATTCAGTCCGATGACGCGCAGATCGATGACAAACAAGGCGTTGCGACCTACAAGGGCAACGTGATCATCACTCAGGGTACGCTGAAGATCACTGGCAACACGGTGACCATCACTCGCGCCGCCAACGGTGACGTCGACGTGTTCACGGCCGTCGGCAACCTGGCCTATTACGAGCAGAAGCCGCAGGTCGACAAGCCTATCGTTCAGGCCTGGGGCGTCACCATCCAGTACTTTGCGCCGCAAAACCGTATCGTGCTGATCGACAAGGCCAAGGTCATCAATGATGGCAACACCTCCGAAGGCGAGAAGATCGTCTACGACACCGTCAAGCAGGTGGTCAACGCTGGCCGTGGCAATGGCTCCAAGATCACTGCGCCGCGCCCTCGTATCGACATGGTGATCCAGCCGAAGAACAAGCCTGCCGACCAGAAGGCCAATTAA
- the mlaE gene encoding lipid asymmetry maintenance ABC transporter permease subunit MlaE: protein MRRKTLTDRVALFGHSAIEAVAILGRSTLFLLHALFGRSTSGGGFQLLVKQLYSVGVMSLAIVVVSGMFIGMVLALQGFSILSKYGSAQATGQMVALTLLRELGPVVTALLFAGRAGSALTAEIGNMKSTEQLSSLEMIGVDPLKHIAAPRLWAGFVSLPVLALIFSVVGIWGGSWVAIEWLGVYSGSFWANMQNSVTFNTDVLNGVIKSVVFAFVVTWIAVFQGYDCEPTSEGISRATTKTVVYASLAVLGLDFILTALMFGDF, encoded by the coding sequence ATGCGTCGCAAGACATTGACCGACCGCGTGGCCTTGTTCGGCCATTCCGCCATCGAGGCTGTGGCCATTCTTGGGCGTTCGACGCTCTTTCTGCTTCATGCTCTGTTCGGCCGCAGCACCAGTGGCGGCGGTTTTCAACTGCTGGTCAAGCAGCTGTATTCAGTCGGTGTGATGTCCTTGGCCATCGTCGTGGTGTCCGGGATGTTCATCGGCATGGTGCTGGCGCTGCAAGGTTTCAGCATCCTGAGCAAGTACGGGTCCGCGCAAGCCACGGGGCAGATGGTTGCCCTGACCCTGCTGCGCGAGCTGGGGCCGGTGGTCACGGCGCTGTTGTTCGCTGGCCGGGCCGGCTCGGCGTTGACCGCCGAGATCGGCAACATGAAGTCGACCGAGCAACTCTCGAGCCTTGAGATGATCGGCGTCGACCCGCTCAAGCACATTGCCGCGCCGCGCCTCTGGGCCGGTTTTGTCTCGTTGCCGGTGCTGGCGCTGATCTTCAGCGTGGTCGGTATCTGGGGTGGCTCGTGGGTCGCGATCGAATGGCTGGGTGTGTATTCCGGTTCGTTCTGGGCCAACATGCAAAACAGCGTGACCTTCAATACCGATGTTCTCAACGGCGTGATCAAAAGCGTTGTTTTCGCCTTTGTAGTGACCTGGATCGCCGTGTTCCAGGGGTATGACTGCGAGCCCACTTCCGAGGGGATCAGCCGTGCCACGACCAAGACCGTTGTCTACGCCTCGTTGGCCGTGCTCGGCCTGGATTTCATTCTGACCGCTTTGATGTTTGGAGATTTCTGA
- a CDS encoding KpsF/GutQ family sugar-phosphate isomerase, translating to MTQANELIQSAQRTIRYEIEAVEGLLAHIDADFVRACEMILGSKGRVVVLGMGKSGHVGKKIAATLASTGTPAFFVHPAEASHGDMGMITRDDIILALSNSGTTAEIVTLLPLIKRLGIKLISVTGNPESTLAKTAEVNLDVRVAQEACPLNLAPTSSTTAALVMGDALSIALLEARGFTAEDFAFSHPGGALGRRLLLKVENVMHGGADLPQVQRGTSLKLALMEMTRKGLGMTVVLESDGRLAGIFTDGDLRRTLDREIDLRTALIDDVMTPRGKTARPEMLAAEALKIMEDHKIGALTVIDGDNRPVGALNMHDLLRAGVI from the coding sequence ATGACTCAGGCCAACGAACTGATCCAATCCGCCCAGCGCACCATCCGCTATGAAATCGAAGCGGTCGAGGGCCTGCTGGCCCATATCGACGCCGATTTCGTGCGCGCCTGCGAGATGATCCTGGGCAGCAAGGGCCGCGTCGTGGTGCTGGGCATGGGCAAATCCGGGCATGTCGGCAAAAAGATCGCAGCCACCCTGGCCAGCACCGGCACGCCGGCGTTTTTCGTTCACCCGGCCGAAGCCAGCCATGGCGACATGGGCATGATCACCCGCGACGACATAATCCTGGCCCTGTCGAACTCCGGCACTACCGCCGAGATCGTCACCCTGCTGCCGCTGATCAAACGCCTGGGCATCAAGCTGATCAGCGTTACCGGCAACCCCGAGTCGACGCTGGCCAAGACTGCCGAGGTCAATCTCGATGTGCGCGTGGCTCAGGAAGCCTGCCCGCTGAACCTCGCCCCGACCTCCTCGACCACGGCCGCGCTGGTGATGGGCGACGCCCTGTCCATCGCCCTGCTCGAGGCGCGCGGCTTCACCGCCGAGGATTTCGCCTTTTCCCATCCCGGTGGTGCACTGGGCCGACGCCTGCTGTTAAAGGTCGAGAACGTCATGCATGGCGGCGCCGACCTGCCTCAGGTTCAACGCGGCACTTCGCTGAAACTGGCGCTGATGGAAATGACCCGCAAAGGCCTGGGCATGACGGTGGTTCTGGAGAGCGACGGGCGCCTGGCGGGGATCTTCACCGACGGCGATCTGCGCCGCACCCTGGACCGCGAGATCGACCTGCGCACGGCGCTGATCGACGACGTCATGACCCCCCGTGGCAAGACCGCCCGCCCCGAGATGCTCGCCGCCGAAGCACTGAAAATCATGGAAGACCATAAAATAGGCGCCCTGACCGTGATCGACGGCGACAATCGCCCGGTCGGCGCCCTGAACATGCACGATTTGCTGCGCGCCGGAGTCATTTGA